In Thermothelomyces thermophilus ATCC 42464 chromosome 2, complete sequence, a single window of DNA contains:
- a CDS encoding glycoside hydrolase family 28 protein (CAZy_ID 270100): protein MRFSTLFPVLSTVVLPSSAALVKEGSRCVVSPISAAVASSEEGGLVARQSQVDDTPQILEAFSQCGQDGTIILQEGTYHIRQVMDTTNLRNVSIEIYGTLVWSADNLDYWRRASFDVVYAGRQTAWRIGGRDITMRGFGKALFDGNGQAWIDLANGASNLNGRPISLTVWYGTNVLIDGITWRMAQFWHTFVAHSENVTMTNLDMYTLSSNGRSSQNTDGTDTWNSKNIFIANWTVTCGDDCIAVKGNSTNVHVKNVACTESGATVIGSIGSNAWQPDYVENVVFENITAKHSSNAAWIKTYPGTGYVRNVTFRNIHFEDVNQPIYLSSCICTSWPPPFPPFLSPPFFLPQTCNCNNNNNNNNNNRKRGN from the exons ATGCGGTTCTCGACACTGTTCCCGGTGCTCAGCACCGTCGTCCTCCCGTCCTCGGCCGCCCTCGTCAAGGAAGGCTCAAGGTGCGTCGTGAGCCCCATctcggccgccgtcgcctcCTCCGAGGAGGGCGGACTGGTCGCGCGCCAGTCCCAGGTGGACGACACGCCGCAGATCCTCGAGGCCTTCTCGCAGTGCGGCCAGGATGGCACCATCATCCTGCAGGAGGGCACCTATCACATCCGGCAGGTCATGGACACGACCAACCTGCGCAACGTGTCCATCGAGATCTACGGCACGCTGGTCTGGAGCGCCGACAACCTCGACTACTGGCGGCGGGCCAGCTTCGACGTCGTCTACGCCGGCCGCCAGACCGCCTGGCGCATCGGCGGGCGCGACATCACCATGCGCGGCTTCGGCAAGGCCCTCTTCGACGGCAACGGCCAGGCCTGGATCGACCTGGCCAACGGCGCGTCCAACCTGAACGGGAGGCCCATCTCGCTGACCGTCTGGTACGGCACCAACGTGTTGATCGACGGCATCACCTG GCGGATGGCGCAGTTCTGGCACACTTTTGTTGCCCACTCGGAGAACGTGACCATGACCAACTTGGACATGTACACCCTCTCTTCCAACGGTAGGAGTTCCCAGAACACGGACGGGACGGATACCTGGAACTCCAAGAATATCTTCATCGCGAACTGGACGGTGACCTGTGGTGAT GACTGCATCGCTGTCAAGGGTAACAGCACCAATGTCCACGTCAAGAACGTGGCATGCACCGAGTCCGGCGCCACCGTCATCGGCAGCATCGGCTCCAACGCGTGGCAGCCCGACTACGTCGAGAACGTCGTGTTTGAGAACATCACGGCCAAGCACTCGAGCAACGCCGCCTGGATCAAAACGTACCCTGGAACGGGATACGTCCGCAACGTCACCTTCCGCAACATCCACTTCGAGGACGTCAACCAGCCCATCTACCTATCCTCGTGCATCTGTACGTCTTGGCCTCCTCCTTTCCCTCCCTTCCTATCGcctcctttctttcttccccAAACTTGTAAttgtaataataataataataataataataataacagAAAAAGGGGAAACTAA